One window of the Shimwellia blattae DSM 4481 = NBRC 105725 genome contains the following:
- a CDS encoding MFS transporter, which yields MDNQQTSLIARQSVITEKTQTHGRLRWGLGLLFFVIGLIAYMDRANISIVAEHMMHDLDMTKVEFGLLGALFSLGYAVAQIPSGMLAERFGCRIIVSLSLLLWSLFTLLTATTPRFIWLCLVRFLFGVGEAPTYPGNAVFNSWWFRKNEKARAASLLLAGSYFGPVIAPTITVLIMLAWGWHAVFYIFGAAGSVIALLWYIISRDRPDVHPWISDAELKHIREGRTISQKETAAKAPWRQFMRNREFWAVGIQYFFVVYMTTLFLIWLPTYLQEARGFSLTHMGIAASFPWLAICLCVLFGGKLSDSLLQRGCSLMVARGYLAIAGFILFIIGTLAVAMTHAPFISVFWLTLTLGALGLPVVASWAIAADKGQQYSGSVSGWMNLWGNLGGVISPVLCGFLAQHFGWNIALLFNIVPIALAIVCWFFINPDRLFTPVQHA from the coding sequence ATGGATAATCAGCAAACCTCCCTTATTGCCCGTCAGTCCGTTATCACAGAGAAAACGCAGACACACGGCCGGTTGCGCTGGGGACTGGGACTGTTGTTCTTTGTAATTGGTCTTATCGCTTACATGGATCGCGCTAATATCTCCATCGTTGCGGAACATATGATGCACGACCTGGATATGACGAAAGTCGAATTTGGCCTGCTGGGTGCTCTGTTTTCATTAGGCTATGCTGTTGCACAAATCCCCAGTGGCATGCTGGCAGAGCGGTTTGGCTGCCGGATTATTGTCAGCCTGAGCCTCTTATTGTGGTCATTATTCACACTGCTAACCGCAACAACGCCCCGCTTTATCTGGCTGTGCCTGGTACGCTTTCTGTTTGGGGTTGGCGAAGCGCCAACCTACCCCGGTAATGCGGTATTTAACAGCTGGTGGTTTCGTAAAAATGAAAAAGCACGGGCGGCCAGCCTGCTACTGGCAGGATCTTATTTTGGCCCCGTCATTGCCCCGACAATAACAGTGCTGATTATGCTCGCCTGGGGCTGGCATGCGGTGTTCTATATTTTTGGCGCTGCGGGCAGCGTTATTGCGCTACTTTGGTACATTATTTCCCGTGACAGACCGGATGTGCATCCATGGATCTCGGACGCTGAACTGAAGCATATTCGCGAAGGCCGCACAATTTCACAGAAAGAGACAGCAGCAAAGGCTCCGTGGCGCCAGTTTATGCGCAACCGTGAGTTTTGGGCGGTCGGGATCCAGTATTTTTTCGTGGTATATATGACCACGCTGTTTCTCATTTGGTTACCCACCTATCTCCAGGAAGCTCGAGGTTTCTCTCTGACACACATGGGTATCGCCGCCAGCTTCCCGTGGCTGGCTATCTGCCTGTGCGTACTTTTTGGCGGTAAGTTGTCGGACAGTTTACTCCAGCGTGGCTGTTCGCTGATGGTCGCCCGTGGCTACCTGGCTATCGCAGGCTTCATCCTGTTTATTATCGGCACACTGGCTGTCGCAATGACGCACGCCCCTTTCATAAGCGTATTCTGGCTGACACTAACGCTGGGCGCTCTCGGCTTACCCGTTGTGGCTTCCTGGGCCATCGCCGCAGATAAGGGCCAGCAATATTCAGGATCAGTCAGCGGCTGGATGAATCTTTGGGGCAACCTTGGCGGTGTGATCTCTCCGGTGTTATGCGGTTTTCTGGCTCAGCACTTCGGCTGGAATATCGCCCTGCTATTTAACATCGTGCCCATTGCCCTCGCGATTGTCTGCTGGTTCTTCATCAATCCCGATCGTCTATT